The Acidimicrobiia bacterium genome segment AAAACCGCAGCCGTGAACCCGACGTACCGATGAAAGTGGGTCATCCTGTCCATTCCATAGCGTCGCTCTGGCCACGGCGTCCTCGAAATAAGCACAAGACCCACCAGCGAAACCAGGGCCGCATACAAACCGGACAATCGGCCGATCGCGATGAGCCATTCCTGGTCGGGAATCCGTGCCGGGCCGCCGTGCACGATCCACATGTAGGCGATGACAACCGCGTTTACGACCAGAAGAAGAATCGGGTCATAGGCCTTGAAAGGCGAGAGGGCAGGTTTGGGAGGCGGACCGGGCGCCCCATATTTCGCACCGATCACCCGTAGGCAGGTGTCGGTCCCCGAACGCTGGCAGGGTCTTTTGCCCGACCACACGATAGCGACAGGTATCTCCGATCAGGGATCGCGCCACAAGCGATTTCACCCCAAATCATCCATCCCGACCGGTTGGTTCCTCGCTCGCACTGGGTCCGTCTCTTCACGATTGTCCGGCAGCAGGTCTGACCTTTCCGTCTCAGAATGGCAGGGGACCCCGTCCTAGGCGGGGTCCCCTCGACTGCAACCTATTTGCAAGCGTTCGCAGCACCCTGACCACCAGACGGCCGATGGCCGCTCGCATTCAACGGGATGAGGCCAGTCGGCCCATTCAGAGGGGCCGCCGCATCGGCCGCTCGCACGAAACCCACGGTGGCCCCAGAGTTCGCATTGTCCGTCGTCAAACATCCGAGTGGCGTAAACCCGTGTACATGGGCGGACGCAGGGATAGCGGTGAGGCTCATTACGGCGACCAGGACACCTGTTCGGATTGCACGCTTCATTCTTCGTCTCCTCCTCTTCGGATCGTCGGAATCAACGATCGCTATCAGCAGTACGGACGACGGAGTTGTCCGGTTCTACTCAATGTTCAGCTCGGCGGGATCGCCCGCTGGCTGTGAGGCGGCGAGCCGCTCTCGAACCACCAAGACCGTCGTGGCGGTGATCACCAACAAGGCGGCAACCCCCTGGTTGGCCCGAACACCCAGGATGATCGTGGCGTTGTCAGTCCTCATGAACTCAAGCAGGAATCGTGCCAACCCGTAGAGCATCACGTACACCAGGAATAGGTTGCCGCGCCGAAGGTCGAAGCGGCGCTCGATCCACAGGACCAGCGGTATCACGACCGCCAAATTCCACAGGCTCTCGTACAGGAATGCCGGATGAAACGTGGGAGAATCCACGTACTCGGCCGGTCGGAACCGCTGGGCGATCTCAACCGCCCAGGGCAAGTCTGACGGGGTTCCGAACAGCTCCTGATTGAAGTAGTTCCCCCACCGACCAATGCCCTGCGCGAGTGGAATACCGATCGCTGCCGCGTCAAGGATTGCCGGGACATCCCCGTGGTGGCGGCGGAACATCCACACTGCGACGATAAACCCAACCGTCAGGCCACCATAGAGGGCCAGGCCCCCTTCCCAGATCGCAAACACATGCCAGAACCCGTTCTTCGTCACGCTTTCGAATCGGGGAAGCACGTAGGCGAGCCGGGCCCCAACAAAGCCCAAACCGACCGCCCATACCAGGAACCTCTCGGCTTCCGCCCGGTCACCGCCGAGCCCTTCGTAGCGCCGGGCCATAACCGAGATCGCCAACACGACCCCGACGCCGATGATCAGCCCGTAGTAGTGGATCGTGAGCGGACCGACCTCAAAGACGTTGTTGGGCGGTGAAGGAATCGACGCAGCCAGTGCGGTCTTCACGCTCGCCAGTCACGCATTAAGGGCATACAAGCCTCCGTCAGATGTGCAGGTTGCTCACAGATCCCCGATCCACATCACAGGTCGGGGACCGAATCTTCAAGTCGCAACGCTAGTCCGCGATCGGTTCAGCTCCATCACGCCTGACCGACCCATTGTGAACGCCGGCGCCTTCAGAAGGGCAGATCTGGAAACCGACGGAGTGAATGAGCCTTCCTTGGCACAGGCAGTGCCGACGTTC includes the following:
- a CDS encoding prolipoprotein diacylglyceryl transferase, yielding MKTALAASIPSPPNNVFEVGPLTIHYYGLIIGVGVVLAISVMARRYEGLGGDRAEAERFLVWAVGLGFVGARLAYVLPRFESVTKNGFWHVFAIWEGGLALYGGLTVGFIVAVWMFRRHHGDVPAILDAAAIGIPLAQGIGRWGNYFNQELFGTPSDLPWAVEIAQRFRPAEYVDSPTFHPAFLYESLWNLAVVIPLVLWIERRFDLRRGNLFLVYVMLYGLARFLLEFMRTDNATIILGVRANQGVAALLVITATTVLVVRERLAASQPAGDPAELNIE